One stretch of Halococcus sediminicola DNA includes these proteins:
- a CDS encoding DUF2070 family protein — MTTTQGDLAALSRYVFRAPQWYASLGFALLIAAVAGVAAFDSRFVLEDAWQGVFFIGVPTIAASVLTPPVDRRLGGQLTPNRASLLALVSEIILVAFLVGAGALAVLTPLGQRFVFDVLTVGLASVFALRLLVVLAVSRKSLFVAAIPASVQTGAVALLVFVYSGAMRFVEVGGPLVRSFLSRPNRGPAEFVAVEPLNFALLVFLCLLYAGGVWAFVTVIDRPWRRSLGVSVLDFLRGFIGHIAEGTREIEEFFETLGEEALVPVTVLAARRPDGSEKARFVLPMIHPGPMGEIGGGDLPKRVAESTDGLGFPPHATAGHDFNLVSEREVDTVLDAVARASEGIEYGRRGSASRRATVGEATVTGHAIGDGALLVATYAPNFADDIDYSVGLSAAAEARAHGLSEAMVVDAHNSNNGLEGPDLGHVVPGSQRSFDLIEAVGEVADALADAPREPLELGVAWDETPWTPAEGIGPLGIRVAVFAAGDETTAYVLVDGNNMEPGLREAIVGRLDSVDTAEVMTSDTHVVNTLESTNQVGDAIPHNELVAHIETLVERALADCEPVETGMATERARVTVFGNDRTETLASHANAMVAMGGALAGAVVLALFAVSVLVFSFT, encoded by the coding sequence ATGACGACCACGCAGGGCGACCTCGCGGCCCTCTCGCGGTACGTCTTCCGCGCGCCGCAGTGGTACGCGAGCCTCGGCTTTGCCCTGCTCATCGCGGCCGTCGCCGGCGTCGCCGCTTTCGACTCGCGGTTCGTCCTCGAAGACGCCTGGCAGGGCGTCTTCTTCATCGGGGTGCCCACGATCGCCGCGAGCGTGCTCACCCCGCCCGTCGACCGCCGACTGGGGGGGCAGCTCACGCCGAATCGCGCCTCGCTGCTCGCGCTCGTCAGCGAGATCATCCTCGTCGCCTTCCTCGTCGGCGCGGGCGCGCTCGCCGTGCTCACGCCGCTCGGCCAGCGGTTCGTCTTCGACGTCCTGACCGTGGGGCTGGCCTCGGTGTTCGCGCTGCGACTGCTCGTGGTACTCGCCGTCTCTCGGAAATCCCTGTTCGTCGCGGCGATTCCGGCGAGCGTTCAAACTGGGGCGGTCGCGCTGCTGGTGTTCGTCTACAGCGGCGCGATGCGTTTCGTCGAGGTCGGTGGGCCGCTCGTGCGCTCGTTTCTCTCCCGACCGAACCGCGGGCCGGCGGAGTTCGTCGCCGTCGAACCGCTGAATTTCGCGCTGCTCGTCTTCCTCTGTCTGCTCTACGCCGGTGGTGTCTGGGCGTTCGTGACCGTCATCGACCGCCCGTGGCGGCGGAGCCTCGGTGTGAGCGTGCTCGATTTCCTCAGGGGATTCATCGGGCACATCGCCGAGGGCACGCGAGAAATCGAGGAGTTCTTCGAGACGCTCGGCGAGGAGGCGCTCGTCCCCGTCACCGTGCTCGCCGCGCGCCGGCCCGACGGCTCCGAGAAGGCACGGTTCGTCCTGCCGATGATTCATCCCGGCCCGATGGGCGAGATCGGTGGCGGCGACCTCCCAAAACGCGTCGCCGAGAGTACCGACGGGCTGGGATTCCCGCCGCACGCGACCGCCGGCCACGACTTCAACCTCGTCTCCGAGCGCGAGGTCGATACCGTCCTCGACGCCGTCGCGCGGGCGAGCGAGGGCATCGAGTACGGAAGGAGAGGGTCGGCGAGCCGGCGGGCCACAGTGGGGGAAGCCACGGTCACGGGCCACGCCATCGGCGACGGTGCGCTGCTCGTGGCGACCTACGCGCCGAACTTCGCCGACGACATCGACTACTCGGTGGGGCTGTCGGCGGCCGCCGAGGCGCGCGCACACGGACTGAGTGAGGCGATGGTCGTCGACGCACACAACTCGAACAACGGGCTGGAGGGGCCGGATCTGGGCCACGTCGTCCCGGGCAGCCAGCGCTCGTTCGACCTCATCGAGGCCGTCGGCGAGGTGGCCGACGCGCTCGCGGATGCGCCGCGCGAACCGCTCGAACTCGGCGTCGCGTGGGACGAGACGCCGTGGACGCCCGCGGAGGGAATCGGGCCCCTCGGCATTCGGGTCGCGGTGTTCGCCGCCGGCGACGAGACGACCGCCTACGTGCTCGTCGACGGCAACAACATGGAACCCGGCCTGCGCGAGGCCATCGTCGGCCGGCTCGATAGCGTCGACACCGCCGAGGTGATGACGAGCGACACCCACGTCGTGAACACGCTCGAATCCACGAATCAAGTCGGGGACGCCATCCCCCACAACGAACTCGTCGCCCACATCGAGACGCTGGTCGAGCGGGCGCTCGCCGACTGCGAACCCGTCGAGACGGGGATGGCGACCGAGCGCGCTCGTGTCACGGTCTTCGGCAACGACCGGACCGAGACGCTCGCCAGCCACGCCAACGCGATGGTGGCGATGGGCGGCGCGCTCGCCGGTGCGGTCGTCCTCGCGCTGTTCGCGGTCAGCGTGCTCGTCTTCTCCTTCACCTGA
- a CDS encoding GMP synthase subunit A, producing the protein MTEIVVVDNGGQFTHLEGRALDDIGVETRTVENTMPPEDIDADGVVLSGGPAIDERGCSGEYLDMDIPVLGICLGMQIIAAELGGTVGAGEYGGYADVVVEIDDETDPLVGSLAPETRVWASHADQVTALPDGFARTATSDVCEIEAMSDAERGLYGVQWHPEVAHTERGEEVFGNFRAICENDE; encoded by the coding sequence ATGACCGAAATCGTCGTCGTCGACAACGGCGGCCAGTTCACCCATCTGGAGGGTCGTGCACTGGACGACATCGGCGTCGAGACTCGGACTGTGGAGAACACCATGCCCCCCGAGGACATCGACGCCGACGGGGTGGTGCTCTCGGGTGGGCCGGCCATCGACGAGCGCGGGTGCTCTGGCGAGTACCTCGACATGGATATTCCTGTGCTGGGCATCTGCCTCGGGATGCAGATCATCGCCGCCGAACTCGGCGGGACCGTCGGTGCGGGCGAATACGGGGGCTACGCCGACGTAGTGGTAGAAATCGACGACGAGACGGACCCGCTCGTGGGATCGCTCGCGCCCGAAACGCGGGTCTGGGCGAGCCACGCCGATCAGGTGACGGCGCTGCCCGACGGCTTCGCCCGCACGGCCACGAGCGACGTCTGCGAGATCGAGGCGATGAGCGACGCCGAACGGGGCCTGTATGGGGTGCAGTGGCATCCCGAAGTCGCCCACACCGAACGCGGAGAAGAGGTATTCGGGAACTTCCGGGCGATCTGTGAGAACGACGAATGA
- a CDS encoding DUF7097 family protein has protein sequence MKKTPAGSSVGVEDPYQFVERCDHLTDDGRCRYALEHDHHDPAFARERRADEFRCPVVTDAGPDWDWPDCPHFRARNRSRECVRCGLDERRQAHSDGRPLLEEHHLSYADDEHTSHEITVFLCRWCHAKIHGSWARIADDASPDAEALAAREGRRSRERAELDFASAAERRTDEDCNCSRSEGL, from the coding sequence ATGAAGAAGACGCCCGCCGGCAGCTCGGTCGGCGTCGAGGACCCTTACCAGTTCGTCGAGCGGTGCGACCATCTCACCGACGACGGACGGTGTCGGTACGCGCTCGAACACGACCATCACGATCCCGCGTTCGCCCGCGAGCGCCGCGCCGACGAGTTCCGGTGCCCAGTGGTCACCGACGCCGGTCCCGACTGGGACTGGCCCGACTGTCCTCACTTCCGCGCGCGAAACCGCTCCCGGGAGTGCGTTCGCTGTGGGCTCGACGAGCGCCGGCAGGCTCACTCCGACGGGCGGCCGCTGCTCGAAGAACATCACCTCTCGTACGCCGACGACGAGCACACGAGCCACGAGATCACCGTCTTCCTCTGCCGGTGGTGTCACGCCAAGATTCACGGGTCGTGGGCGCGCATCGCGGACGACGCCAGCCCCGATGCCGAGGCGCTCGCCGCGCGCGAGGGCCGGCGGAGCCGCGAACGCGCCGAACTCGATTTCGCGTCGGCCGCCGAACGCCGCACGGACGAGGACTGTAACTGCTCGCGTTCCGAGGGGCTTTAG